Proteins encoded by one window of Prevotella nigrescens:
- a CDS encoding IS4 family transposase, translated as MNIGKYIFSQVIDFVPRYQFDKLVTKYKGDRHSRELNSYNHLLHLLFGQITGCDSLRDICMCLTAHHNILYHLGIRKTVTHSSLSRANENRNYHIYEELGKYLIEQVRPLYSETKLSEVSVDNVLYALDSTTISTSIVLATWALGKYSKGAVKMHTLLDLHGSIPASIHITDGKWHDSNELDRIEPEPLAFYMMDKAYVDFDALYRFHKAGAFWICRPKDNMRYEIVDHKEDFDVSTGVRGDFTIRLTTCKSRKLYPEHIRKVCYYDAVNGKEVEFITNNFEIEALEIANLYRHRWDIEVFFKWIKQNIVVKTLWGFSKNAVSTHLWVAIITYLLIAKMKHEYKSPYSITEVATLIRISVLEKVNLKELITEQDPLPSHNQYVKERSLFDDI; from the coding sequence ATGAATATTGGAAAGTACATATTCTCTCAAGTCATAGACTTTGTTCCTCGTTACCAGTTTGATAAACTTGTCACGAAATATAAAGGTGATAGACATTCAAGAGAATTAAACAGCTATAATCATCTGTTACATTTATTGTTCGGTCAGATTACTGGCTGTGATTCCTTAAGAGACATATGTATGTGCCTGACAGCACATCATAATATATTGTATCATTTAGGAATTCGCAAAACAGTCACTCATTCTTCGTTATCTCGAGCCAATGAGAACCGCAACTATCACATATACGAGGAACTGGGCAAATATCTCATTGAACAAGTACGTCCATTGTATTCAGAGACAAAATTGTCAGAGGTATCTGTTGACAATGTACTTTATGCTTTAGACTCCACAACAATATCAACAAGCATAGTGCTTGCAACCTGGGCTTTGGGTAAATACAGTAAGGGAGCAGTTAAAATGCACACATTACTTGATTTACATGGAAGCATTCCTGCCAGCATTCATATTACAGACGGCAAATGGCATGACAGTAACGAACTGGATAGGATTGAGCCAGAGCCACTTGCATTTTATATGATGGATAAGGCATATGTGGACTTTGATGCATTATACAGATTTCATAAGGCTGGTGCATTTTGGATTTGCCGTCCAAAAGACAACATGCGATATGAGATTGTAGACCACAAAGAAGACTTTGATGTAAGCACTGGAGTAAGAGGCGATTTTACAATACGCCTAACTACATGCAAATCCAGAAAGCTATATCCTGAACATATCCGAAAAGTGTGTTACTATGATGCAGTCAACGGTAAAGAAGTCGAATTCATAACCAATAACTTTGAGATTGAAGCATTAGAAATTGCAAATCTCTATAGACACAGATGGGATATTGAGGTCTTCTTCAAATGGATCAAACAAAATATTGTTGTCAAGACTTTATGGGGATTTTCAAAGAATGCGGTAAGCACCCATCTGTGGGTTGCAATTATCACATATCTTCTAATTGCCAAGATGAAGCATGAGTACAAAAGCCCATATTCAATAACAGAGGTGGCTACTTTAATAAGAATTTCAGTACTTGAAAAAGTAAACTTGAAAGAGCTTATAACGGAGCAAGACCCTCTTCCATCTCATAATCAATATGTCAAAGAACGATCTCTTTTTGATGATATTTAA